The nucleotide window ttacataggAAGCCTCATAGCCCACCTTTCTTCTTGACTGGCATTCTTGGGTCTTTCCACTGTCACAGGATCCAAGATCTCTTTTCAGGTCTCAACTTGATCCAGCTGGACTGAGGCCAAGAGCCAGGTAACTGTTGCAAACCACTTCACTGTTCAATTTTGAAATCCAGCCTGTTTTCTCttccagataaagaaaaaattatgtatttttcccACAATTAAACTTTTGACACTGCCCACAGAGTTCAGAGAAAAATAACCTtgagtttttcaatttttataaaacatttattcttttaaaaaaaactgagaaaattattGTAAGcatagaaaatgttattaaaattccTCTTCAAGCATCAGCATTTTTGGAATTCAATGGCTAACTCAATTAAGGCACAAACCAAATTTACACAGCTGCCTCCTTACTCAATACATGATCAAATTCAAAGATGAACTGGATGATGATAAAGATCCTCAAttctttagagaaaaatgtaatcccctcctcaacaacaacaacaaaaaaatacttttagaagCCTTTTGACTCTGGTCTCTGAAAAGGTGGGTGAGTTTGAACAGTTTTCTGGGGGCAGAACACAGACTGAAAGGCCCCTTTTTATTTACTGGACCAGAAGTTCCAGATCTCACCCCCTCAGTAAGACAGGATCCAGCTTGctgtcactttcatttttttcttctgtgctctccAAGCCCCTCGGGCTTAATCCTTAATGCCCCTCTGATTCTGATCCTCCCATGTATTAACCGAGAGGattgaaaagaaggaaagcaatCCCTTGGCATGGAGACATTAAAGTGACAGCGCTACTCAATGGGCACTTGATGCAGGATGAGTTGGCGAAGCAGATTTCTTCACACTGGAGTCATTCACATCATGCCATCTCTTCGCATCCAAGCAGCTCCCTACCCGGCGAGGAAAAACACTGAGACTGTTCGAGAGAAGTCAAACCTTCCCCCAGAGGTGTTTTCTGAGACGATGTGGTAGTATTAGGCATGTGAGCACAAGCTGTGGAAACGGTTCGCGATCTCCTACATCAGAGTTCTGCTGCTTGGCTTCCACATCCaccctttctctccatctctctccaaaCTACCCACCTTCCTCTTGCAGAAAAGACCAGCAATCTCTCTGCTACCGCTGGccacccctgcccacaccccGTTCTTATATAGAAGTGCACAGAAATGTCCTGCACCCTCCACGCGATGAAGTGTTTCCTCAGGCAGGAGAGACAGCAGCACTAGAAATTATATAACTCTCGAATTTGGCTTCTCTAAGACATGGAGACTGGAGGGTCGGGGGTGCTGGTCTGGGAGGTACTGCTGGGCACTGAACGTGCACAAAAGGGCGCCAGGCCTCCTCGCAGCGCCCCCGCCCGCACCCCGGAACACCGGCCGGCAGAGGGGTCTTCCTGGGCAGTGGGGGGAGAATTCCCCCGGGCCCCTCTCCGAGCGGGGTGAAAGGACGGAATACGAGGGGACTAACGGCCGGGAGAGGAGCCAGaccgcggcggggggcggggaggctgcTCGGGGCCGCGCCGGCTGCCGGCTGCGAGCTCTGGGCAGGAGGTGCCCGGGGAGCCGGAGCCTCAACACACGAGCCAGGCCAGAGGGGAGGACTCCCCCAAGGAGCGAAGAGGCCGGGCGGCTCGGCCCAGCTAACCGAGGTGCCCAGAGGGGAGGAGAGCGCGCAGCCACATCCTCGCGCTCGGACCGCCCCCACGCACCCCTCGGCAGGAGGCAAGGGGGAGCTCGGCTAACACGGAGCAGGGAAAGGGAAGGCTGGGCGGGCGAGAAGGCGGGCCCACGGGCGTCTGGACCCCGCGAAGCCAATGGGCCGCCCTCCTCTCTGGACGCCGCGCCCAATCACAGCCAGGATGGAGGGCGCGGCTTTTGACTGGGCCGGGGAGGGCCGGGCTGCAGGCGAGAGGCGTGAGCCGGCACCGCTTCCCGCTCCGGGCGCTCTGGGTCCCCGCCCACCGCCAGTCATGTGACCCGCCAAGATGGCGGCGCTCGGGCGTGCGGCCGGGGCTGAGCGGGAGGACGCGGGTGTGGTGCCGGCGAGAGCGGGGGAAGCGTCCAAGGTAGGGGGAACCCGGGGCGGTAGGAGTCGTGATGTCTGCAGCCTCCGTGTATTTACGGACGCTTCTGAAATGACGGGCTTTCAGAATCTAAAGCGAACAGACTCCCAGGTCCGTGCAGGGCGCAACCAGTGAAGCCCCAAGTTGTGGAAAGAGGCGGGGAGAAAGCGGGAGACCTAAAGTCCGGTCCCGACCGCTtgcagtttcttttctcttgcctCCTGGCCTTTGAGCTGGCTTTCAACTTGAAATACTACCGTGCAATTTCCACCCCACCAAATTCTCCTCTTTCAAGTATTCGTTTAAACGTCACTCCGGAAGCCTTCCCACACTTCTCTTGGCTAGGTTAAGTTTGGCTTTTCTTACGTCTTCTGtttgttttcgttttgtttttatgGCACACTAATTCTGCCTTTAAATTACCTGCCTTTTTTGTCCTGACCTCGGTTGGGTTGTAGATTCCGGAGAACGCGACTGCATCTTAATTACCCTGGGGTCTGTCGAATACCAAGTGCTGGTAAATGATGAGCGAATATTGAATAAAATTCTGAAAGTCCGGTAAATACTACACGTAAAAGCAGAACAATATGGTAAAATGCTTTGCAGACTATAAACCTGAATACATACAGTCTTACGGGGATAATAGTGGTGACCAGTTTAGCGGCCTTGGACTAGTCAGTTTTTAGATAAAATACTAATTAGAGtagatggagggaggtgggtggccAATGGTCTAAATAGGtaatgagtattaaggagggcgcTTCTTATGAGCACAGAGTGttaatatgtaagtgatgaatcattaaattcagctattgaaaccaatattacactatatgttaaccaactggaatttaaataaaaatttgaaaaaagttttagaaagttGATTATAGCAAAGTCTTTACATTTTAGTACTTGTTAAGagtccatcagaaaaaaaaagtgtcagaaaGTTATTAGTCTATTTCTCTGCTTTAATAACGGTGCTTTCCAAAGACTAGGCACTACATAAATATTTGTACTTAACACATATTTGTCCTTTTTCAGCATTTTAGAATCATAATACTGGGTCTCTGGGCTCCCTGTGTACTGATAGTGTAGACAAGGTGGAAGGTTGGTATAAGGCATTGCCTaagagttttctttgtgggaagtaAGAGACTCAAATGAATTGGATGacagtaaaataaacatttattttaaacaaacctATGATAAATTACCATGTTACTGTTATCTGCCTTGATAGAACATTAGATGGATTAGATACAGAATCTCCCTTAGATATTACTGTTATCTTCCATTTTCCATTTAGATGTTCAATAGAGCCAAAAGATTAAATCTAGTCTGtgagaaaaatgtaatttataatttctttccttgtcctccagatattttaaacaaaaagagtAGTACTAGCTGAGTCCAGTTCTGCAATGATGCAGGAAAACTTTTCCATTATTACTCATTGTGTCCTGGGCTTATGAAAGTTGAGAAGAGCCCATATCTCCAGAATGTTGATGCCATGGATGAATTAGCCTTTCGTTAGTTAGGGTTAAGATTGGTACATATCACTTATTCAGCAAATGAGAATTATAGTGATGTTCAACAATTACAGCCATGTGTCCACTGATTAGTAGCATCAGAATCACTGATgttattaaaatgaagatttctaGACTTCACCCTACTGCCATTGAATCCAGATATCAGGAGGGAGTTCAAGAGATCGCATTTCAAATAAActccccatgtgattcttgtgcACACTAAAGGTTGAGAATTACCgattttttatcttctctgttcTTTATGCTTAATCCATTCCAATTCTCTTGCCTGAGACCCCTGATATTTGAGATCTAGTTTATCCCCTTgattataaatgttaaaatggaGGTCAATATAAATTGTGAAGGgccatatttttttaatctattcatcaTCTCATCTAGAATCCCATAATGCCAATcccataaataaaaagatttaacaaATGTTAAGACTTTTGACAGAGATCCAAGTCTAACCCCGAGCAAAACATTCAAAAAGGATCCTTTCCTAGGATccaattttgttttatctatcactgttttttacttccttttaagATGCTACCGTATAAACCTACATGGTCCCTTGACATTGGCAACTGTTTGTTCATACATCACACTTGGGACACAGCCATGAGTCCAGGCTCCCTGGTATACCACATAAAGTTTCCAGCAAAGGCTATGCTTCTGCCCCAGGGGCTCCTAGGGAGCTggatatataatttatgtaatcCAAGCTATCCATGACCCACTACCTCTTCCTAGCCTGGAACAGTGTCCCTCTTTCTGATGTTCTCTGTCACTATTCTCCAAGGCAATCCCTGCTCTGCTTCTTCAGGAAACATAATCTCCAAAATGAGCTCAGGCTTTCATGAGATAGTTGCCAACAAGTAGCTATTGCTTCCTTCTACCTCTGAAAAAGCTACAGCAAGAACTACAAAGGACCTCGCTGCCTTTGGGggaaactgaaggaaaataaaaactcagtatCTCAGGAGATTATCCTTCTACACTAGGTACTAAGGGAGGTCAACCTTTctgaacctcattttttttttttttttccatctattaAAGTgtaaaaatagggacgcctggtggctcagtggttgaatgtctgccttcagcttagggcatgataccggagtcctgggattgagtcctgcatcaggctccccacagggggcctgcttctccctctgcctatgttcttcctttctctgtttctcatgaataaataaataaaatatttttaaaagtagagatgATCATTATCCTAccaatttctcaaaaaaacatTGTCTAGCAGATAACAAAAGCTACTAAATGCTGATTGAATCATTGACAAAGTATGTGAAAGCAGATGACATTTTACTAGAGtctaaatgttttttaatctgAATCTAAAATTTATAAGATTTGTTATTAATATCATTAGCTATTATGGTCTGAAATTTTGTGTTTTCCAGGACATCAGCATGGCAACATACACACCTGGTCAGCCCAGTCTTTCTCTAGAAGATGCAAAATTCAGAAGACCAATGGTCAttgaaatcatagaaaaaaaatttgaatatctTAGAAGAGAAAAGTAAGAGACACACCCCTTGTCAATAACCTCAGTTATTGACTGAAAGTCAATAACTTTATTTGCCGATCTTCTATATTGCCATTGTTTCTGAGGATCTACAATCCTATTAACTCAATTTAGTAGGTTATAAAGAAAGTTCATGAAAAAAAGAACTGGAGGGAAACATGGATGGTGGAAATAGTGGTTTGTTGGAATATTGGGACTGtggataatttattttgcttcttaaaaaagaaaatgtccaaaaTTATTGTTGAAATGTTATTTGTacaataaacatctttttttttaagattttatttatttattcatgaaagacacagagagagaatgagagaggcagagacacaggcagagggagaagcaggctccatgcagggagcccgacatgggactcgatcccggatctccaggatcaggccctgggctgaaggcagcactaaaccactgagccacccaggctgccttacaataaacatctttaaaagcaAGTAGGAAAACACCCTTTTGGGAGCTACTTATATTTAATTGATGTTCAATTACAAATTAAATTCAGTTTAGAATTGATTAACTCAGCGCAGTGCTGATTTCAGCAAAAAGGAATACTGATTCCATGATGTACATATAGTTTCATATTACCATTTCAATTTAGATTAACAgagctcaagaaaaaaaaaaaaggatttaatcTTAGACCTCAGACATTTCTGAATTTAGGTATAAATCTGAATAAGTAAAACTAGATCTGTCTCTTTGCATGAAGTTTTGGCAGTCCTAGACAAGTTATTTGAACTATACCTGCACTAATTAAGAAATAGTTATTGGCTAGAAGGCCTAACCAAATGTAAACAACCTTTGTTCATATTATATAGCAAATTCTTTTAATAGCAAAAGCAATATTCTTAGGCTTagatatctcaaaatatttggCTATATTGGTACATACTCATTTCTATTTGTGGCCAAAATTTCTCTCTTAATAGAGTTCAATTTTAGAACCACTCTAAGTGATCTCAGAAAGATAATTCTATCCTCTCATTAGAATGCAAGTTCCATGagaggtgggattttttttctttattcactacCCCATCCTCAACACttagaaaatgtcttttatatAGTTAAGTGTTCAAGATATAGTTTGTGTTGagtaaatatgtaataataaaagACCACTCAGGAAAGGCTATATATCTTAAGAGAATATAATGTGAAtgtcatttttctcattgttttttctATTAGGACTTTAAATACATATGGCACAGTCTTCTTTGGAACAGCAGCTAGTTTCTCTGGATTATTGGCCAACCTCATTTTCAGACACTGCTTCAAGGTTAAACATGATGCTTTGAAGACATATGCATCAGTGACTACACTTCCGTTTTTGTCTACTGTAGTCGCCTATAAGTTCCTTGTAACGGATGCTTTGTATTTAggtaaatttaaattcattaatgTATAATGTGTTTATGTTTAAGTAAAATTACACATTAACATATACTGTTACAACTGCTGATGATGATCACTAATGCTTATATATTGCTTTACCAATTAAGTACTTTCACATATATTGTCTTATTTCATCCCCGCAAAAGTCCTCCTGATTAGGAAGGGCAAGTGGTATTATGTCCTCTTTACAGATACACAACCAAAGCCAAGACATGTTCACGTAGGCTAAGAAGCAACATAATACACTGGAGGAAAAGCAAGCTTTAGGCATACTACAGACATGATTTCAGATTCTGCCTCCCACCACTTAAGTTTTATGacattgggcaagtcatttaatatCTAAGATTCAGTTGTCTTACCTATAAATGAGGATACTAGTACTCACCTCACAGGACTGTTGTGATAATTAAAATACTGTACGTTAAATGCCTAATGAGGTATCTGGCTTACGTAGACTTCTAATGTtatttcctgcctcctccccttacCTGAAGTTTCATAACTAGTAATTGATGGAACCTCTGAATCCTGCTTATATATCTCTTTCCCAGGGAAACCTTCTCTGATTCCCTCAGggtagtttatgtttctagaTACATTCTCTATTCATTTTACCTTCAAAGCATTGTgcacacttaaaaaattatttaaatatttatttaaaaatatttgtctttttctttctttcctggtggCATCACCTAAAGGTTAGAGATTGGGTCTCTTTTATGCAGCATTATATCACTAATACATGCCTAACAATAAAACTATGTTAACCTAGAATCCAGATGTCTGGGTCtgctaatttaatatttttcattttgaaattgcttcctcaacaaatacatatataagagATAACTCTCCTTAAGtgtaataaaagcattttttaatgtgGTTCATTTAGTCTATCACGTGCCTTAGACTGAATTTCTAATATTCTATGTTTCACTATGATTGAGGACAGTACAGATAACTACTCTGTGAGGGCACAAGAGTGTCTTAATAGTTCTTATTCTGAGTTTTAAAAGGAGACcaaatttacttttgttttccagGCAATATAAGCCAGGAAAATTGTGTTCTGAGGAGTACACTGGTCGGCATAGTATGTGGTTTTTTATATCCCTGTGGTTTGGCTTTTTCTAAAAATGGACACCTGGCAGTCAAGTAAGTCCATCTGtttgttccttttcttcctttctccttttttttttttttttgttttgtttccttaatgTTAATAAACTTTTCTTATTATGCAGCTGCAAATGACACATTTTAATCAGAATGTAGTTTGGTACTTCAAATAGCCTTAATTAAACCTTTTTTGCTATCTACATGAAAGACCTTAGAATAAAAATTATCCACTTAGGAAAAATCAATGAACTTTTCATAGAAAATATATCCAGAAGaagttcttaattatttttcctttttaggtaTCATACTGTTCCACTGCCACCAAAAGGAAAGTTTTTACTTTACTGGCTGCTGCTTAGTCAAAGAGAGATAAAAGGGATGATAATTCCTCTAGTCTTTCAGACTGTCTTTGGAATATTTAATGGTCTACAGCACTATGCAATATTTGAAAGTACACTTCAGAAAACTGTACATGAAGATTAATCAAAGAGTGAATGGATACTAAATCAGCAGAGTGGAGTTTTTTATGATGAGGACTCAGGCATTGCTGAAGGAGTTAAAAGTAACTCTGGACAGtttgtttctgttccttttgCCTGGTATacagcaggtactcaataaatattcagtaCTTCAGTATTTAAATGTAAGCTtcagggtagccctggtggctcagcggtttagcgctgcctacagcccgggcgtgatcctggagaccccggatcgagtcccacatcgggctccctgcatggagcctgcttctccccctgcctgtgtctctgcctctctctctctcctctctgtgtaatctaatgaataaataaataaaatctttaaaaaaaaaaaatgtaagcttCATCTTTCTTCATTGTGTGTGGAAATGGGTTTGGGATGTCAAGGTCTGCTCtgcacatttatatattcattcataagaAATGTATTAAGCATCTTACATCTCAAGATACTGTGTAAAATATAATAAGGAATCGTCCTTAACCCAGAAGGAACTCACAATTAGAAGAGGAATTTAAAATATGAGCACATAGCAAGAGAAGGTTTGAGAAGTATACAAATAATTCTGTGGGCATATTGAAGATATGACTGTTAACTACTTGGGCAGAAGGGAAAACTAAGGGGAAAAAGTGACATTTGACCTAAATTTTGAAGGAGCagttgaaagtttgtaccttaCTCCATGACTTGACTTTGCCTTTCCTACAATACAAAAAACTGGGAAGTCTATTGATACTTCCCTTTGGTGTTAGAAAGCAGTACATGCCAGAGTGGCTGTAAGAGGCCAAGGTTTCAAGAGTAAAGTGATGCTAGGTGAATGAAGCAAGGTACTAGAGGCAAGATTGGTCAGAGATATTAAGTACAGCCTGGGCTCATCTCTCAGGTTCAAATCTGGGCTTTACTGCTTACCAACAGGATAGGATGAGTTTTAACAAGCTATTTCACCTCTCTGCACCTccgtttcctcatttgtaaaataagaataaagatttTACTGACTTCATAGTACTGttgggattaaatgagttaatatatgtaaatcgAAACGGTGCCCAACTCACAGGAAGTCTACATGTGTTATTGCTGTTACTATTACTGTTGCTAGGATTCCATACCAATTATCACAATTCTTTCCCTGCCTTCAGTTAATGATTATAGCATTTTTCTAGGAATAATTAGaagcacagcaaagaaaattcaCAAGCTATCTTTCATGtgaataaatatgtattcatttattcagctaaTATTGATTCAAGACCTAGCGTATGAAAGACATCCTATACTACACATTTGGCAAGTTACCTAACTTTTCTGGGTTTCCTCTGAAAATATACTAATATCCACTTTGCAGTGAGATTGCAAAGATTAAAGTACGTGGAACCTTACCTGCTATATAGGTATAAATgtgtttatgttttctgtttctcctccATTTCCCCCAACTGCCTTAACCATGtgattccccaccccacccaccccactttTGTATTGGATTATATCATTGGATTGCTTGCAATGTattgtattgatttttctctctgcttttatcaGCTGCCACctaagagaggggcacctggattgcCTTGCTCAGAGATCAAATGGGACTTCCATTCGTAATTCCATAGGCTTGtagtaaataaagatttttaaaaggttttattcacttgagagcgagagagaaggaaaagcaggcttccccttgagcagggagcccaacgtggggctcaatcgcAGGACTCCTCCtgcatcaagacctgagctaaaagcagacacttagtcaactgagccacccagatgccctaaacAAAGAAGTTCTTAATGAGCTCAAGAGCACCTCCTATGGCTATATACCCCAGCCCAATGCACAGGAAATAGGGAAAAACTCAGAAGTACCACTTTCTCTGGAAGCAGTCTGCATATTTTTCTACCTCCTGCCAATGGGGTCCAGCTTCCAACCAGCTTGCATTTAGATGCTGAGAACCTCCCCTTTGAGATACTGATGGATTTTGGCATACCCTTAACTGCTGGGAGCCACTAAGAACAAAGAAGGTGACTTGGACAATCACAGATTTAAAACACAACTAGGAAAACAAGCCAGGCTAATCAATGAGATTCATCTCCTACATGAGACCACTGAAAgtcacacacaaaagaataaaaccagaCCCCTATCTCACATCACATAAAAAATcaacccaaaatggattaaagacttaaatatttgcaaaccatatatctaatAAGCTAACATCCAAAGTATTTAAGGAACTACAACTcaaagcaaaaagcaaacaatggattttttaaatgggcattttttaaaaaggcatttatatgccttttccagaaaagacatataaatggccagcAGGTACCCcaaaaggtgctcagcatcactaatcagggaattgcaaatcaGAATCACAATGAAATAGCgactcatacctgttagaatgtctAGCcccaaaaagatgagaaagaaaatgttggtgaggatgtagagaaaagggaacccttgtgcagcgttggtgggaatgtaaattggtgcagccactacataaaatagtatggagttttctcaaaaaagtaaaaacatggggcagcccaggtgactgagtggtttaacgccgccttcagcccaaggtgtgatcctggagaagctgtgatcgcgtcccacatcaggctccctgcatggagcctgcttcttcctctgcctgtgtctgtgcctctctctctctgtgtctctcatgaataaataaataaaaaattttttttaagtaaaaaca belongs to Canis lupus baileyi chromosome 23, mCanLup2.hap1, whole genome shotgun sequence and includes:
- the TMEM126B gene encoding complex I assembly factor TMEM126B, mitochondrial translates to MAALGRAAGAEREDAGVVPARAGEASKDISMATYTPGQPSLSLEDAKFRRPMVIEIIEKKFEYLRREKTLNTYGTVFFGTAASFSGLLANLIFRHCFKVKHDALKTYASVTTLPFLSTVVAYKFLVTDALYLGNISQENCVLRSTLVGIVCGFLYPCGLAFSKNGHLAVKYHTVPLPPKGKFLLYWLLLSQREIKGMIIPLVFQTVFGIFNGLQHYAIFESTLQKTVHED